A region of the Rhodospirillaceae bacterium genome:
CCGCGCGCCAGTAAGAAAACAGGCCTCACGTCGCCAGCCTCCAGGTTGCCGGGCAGTGGTCGCCCGACCAAAGCAGAACGCCGCGCAACCGACCGCCTGCGGCAGATTGATCCCTAGTGTTGGACTTTTCGCGGTTGTATTGCTGCACATCTGTTTTCTAGCCGAAAGAAGACTGAGGGTGGCACCGCCTATTGTCCTTGGGGGCTGCTGTGTGTTAGACGACGTCCATGATTTCAAAATTTAAAGCGTTACTGACAGGCCGACCCGCGCCTGTTGATGCAAAAACAGCGGATCAAAACTCCGAACGTCTTCGCGTTGCGACCTCGGCTTTGCTGATTGAAGCGGCATCCATGGATGGCCATTTTGACGACGATGAGCAGGCGACAGTTGCGGCTCTCCTTAAAGACCATTTTGAATTAAACGCCGCAGATACCGATGATCTTATGGAAGAAGGCCGCAAGGCTGTAGCTCATTCCGGCGAGCTGTATGGCTTTACCCGCATCATTAAGGATAATTTTTCCGAGGAAGAACGAATTCGAATGATTGAAATGCTGTGGGAAGTAGCGTATTCAGACGGTGAATTGCATCATTTTGAAGCAAATTTGGTCCGTCGCGTTACCGGACTTATATATGTTTCTGATCGTGAGAGCGGTGAAGCGCGCAAACGGGTACTTACAACCATGGGACTGAACGACGCCCAGACTTAGAACATCCAGGCTTCGAAAGTTCAGGCACCGTAAGTCGGGCATTTTGATTTAGACTTTTTATCTGTTTCATTCAGCGGAGATAAACATGACCTACGTCGTTAACGAAAACTGTATTAAATGTAAATTGCAGGACTGTGTCGAAGTGTGCCCTGTCGATTGCTTCTATGAAGGCGAGAACATGCTCGTCATTCACCCCGACGAATGCATCGATTGTGGCGTGTGTGAGCCGGAATGCCCGATTGAAGCCATCGTCCCGGATACAGAACCCGATCTGGACAAGTTGTTGGAATTAAACGCTGAATACGCCGAAAAATGGCCGAATATCACCCGTAAGGGAGAAAGCCCTGCGGATGAAGCCGACTGGCGTGGCAAGCCTGATAAAATGGAACACTTTAGCGCTAATCCGGGAAAAGGGGATTAAACACCCCTAATCATCCTGATGCCTGCCAGGTTGCTCCCGTGAGTATCCTGACAGCTTAGCCCGGATTCCCACCACCAAAGGTGATTTCACCTTAATTTTGTGGTATAATAGTGCCTGTCGGTGCACGTCATGTGGCATCGATTTTTTTCGAGAGTGGGAAGCGCTGTACTTGAATATGGAGAGCGAAAATTAAATGGCTGAAGATCTAATGTTTAGCGCCGGAGACTATGTCGTTTATCCGACCCATGGCGTCGGCAAGGTAATCGATATCGAAACCCAGGAAATTGCCGGGCATAAATTAAAAATGTTCGTTATTTCTTTCGATCAAGAGCGCATGACCCTACGGGTGCCGACACAAAAATCCGAAACGTCCGGCCTCAGAAAGCTGAGCAGCCGAAAAATCATGGATTCTGCCTTGGAGACCTTAAAGGGTCGCGCCCGAGCCAAGCGCACCATGTGGAGCAGGCGCGCCCAGGAATACGAAGCCAAGATTAATTCCGGCAACCCAGTCTTGATTGCGGAAGTCGTCCGTGACCTACATCGCAATACAGGCCAACCGGATCAATCGTTCAGCGAGCGCCAAATCTACGAATCAGCCCGTGATCGGCTGGCACTAGAACTGGGCGCAGTCGAAGATCTCGACCTCGCCGCAGCAACGGTACGGTTGGAAGAACTTTTAACCGCTGCTTAGATCGTTTTATTCTTCAATTCAAAAACGGGGGGGCTATGTCCTCCGTTTTTTTTGCTTCATTTGTCTTTCGGAATCTTGAATTATCTCCGACCAACAAAACTTTAAAACCCTCACAGAAGGTCGAAAAACCTGGGCCGTTGCCGCCATTCATGGCGAAGCCAACCGTCTCAGGGCATTGCACAGGAAGCTAGAACCACGGTTCGAGACCGGCGACAATCTTGTTTATCTCGGAAATTACATGGGCCACGGCCCGCGCGTTTCAGAAACCATAAACGAACTTCTGAATTTCCGTCGCACCCTGCTGGCACGTCCTAACAGCGAGCAAAGCGCCTTGGTGTATCTCAGAGGATGCCAAGAGGAAATGTTCCAAAAGCTGCTGCAAATTCAGTTCGCACCAGACCCTGAATTCGTACTTGGGTGGATGTTGAAACATGGCATTGCGCCGACCCTATCTGCTTACGGCGGGTTCTCCGCCGAAGGGCTCGCCGCCGCCAACCAGGGGAACGTCGCTCTAAGCCGGTGGACGGCGAAAATTCAAACACAACTGCGTGCGTCTGACGGCCATAATAAGCTTCTAGATCAACTTACCTGGGCGGCGTATCAAGAGCACGGGCCGCTGTTATTGGTAAGCGCTGGTGTGGACATCACTCGCCCGCTTTCGATGCAAGGCGATACATTTTGGTGGGGCGGGCGCATGTTCCGCGGCATCGATGCGCCGTATGGAATATTCAAACGCATCGTCCGAGGGTTTGATTTTTCTGGTGGCGGTGCAGAAGTAAATCCCTACACCGCAACTCTAGACGACAGATGTGGCTTCGGTGGCGACCTCATCGCTGCGTGCTTTGACGCCGATGGCGGACTGGACGATATGATTAGCGCCACAGAATAATTAAACTTTAGCCAGAGATTAATTTAACTTTTTGCCCTGGCCTTAGGCGCTGACCGCGGGTGATGCCGTTAAGGGCCTCAAACAATTCCAAACGAAAACGTTCGACCGGTAAGCGGGCTGCCAAACTTTCAACCGTATCCCCGCGCCGAACTGTCACCACAGAAATACGAAGCGGACGAAGATTTCTGGCTTCACGTTCTGAAATGCGCTGGAAGCTATAGGTTGTACGGCGAAGTTCCGTCGACAGCGCGCCTGTGCGGTTCGGTGGGGTTAGAAAAACAAATCGATAAATAACGTCGGGCCGCTCCCGCATGGCCACCAAGCGAGCATCACGAACCCCGGCCTGGAGTTGCAGCCGGTTTCCACCCGTGGCTGCGGCAAGACCGTTGATAGATATATTTTCCACCCCCCGTAAATCCAGACGGCTCGCCCATTTCTCCGTTAAATAGACCGATAGATTTCGGTAGGACCGGGCAACTTCGGCACTCTTTTCCGAATCAAATACGATGACGGATCCCATCGGACCCCGGGCGATAACTTGGGTCGGGGTATTGACCATGACAAACCCCGGCGGCACGCGAAACTTTAGGCGAAGACCAGGGTGGATGAAGTCTCTCCCACGACGCACGCCCTGCTTGGGGTCGTCGCCGTACAACATGCCGTCCAACGCAGCCAACAGCTGGGTCCGGCCCAAACGCGGTGATTTCAATCGCGCCAACTTGACCAGATTAATCGCCTGCACAATTCGCTGTTCTGTGCGGGGATGGGTCGACAGGGCGTGAAATTGATCAGGTTCGTCGGTTTTACCGGCAAGTTTCGCCTGTAAATGGCTATGCGCCTGCATTTTCTTGAAAAATGTGACCATCGCCTTGGGGTCGTAGCCCGCCCGGACCAGGTAGCGCACGGCGAGCTTATCAGCTTC
Encoded here:
- a CDS encoding M48 family metalloprotease, with translation MMKRYFVLLILIALPILSGCTQNPATGKQDFTAFMTPEDEVRVGKEEHPKILKQHGGVYDEFKLGRYVSEVSFRLTQVAELPNLTYTITILNDTGVNAFALPGGYIYVTRGLLSLVENEAEMAGVLAHEIGHVTARHTAQRYSKAIATNLGLNVVGILGSLYGAPAGAGNVLSLGAALYLQGHSREQELEADKLAVRYLVRAGYDPKAMVTFFKKMQAHSHLQAKLAGKTDEPDQFHALSTHPRTEQRIVQAINLVKLARLKSPRLGRTQLLAALDGMLYGDDPKQGVRRGRDFIHPGLRLKFRVPPGFVMVNTPTQVIARGPMGSVIVFDSEKSAEVARSYRNLSVYLTEKWASRLDLRGVENISINGLAAATGGNRLQLQAGVRDARLVAMRERPDVIYRFVFLTPPNRTGALSTELRRTTYSFQRISEREARNLRPLRISVVTVRRGDTVESLAARLPVERFRLELFEALNGITRGQRLRPGQKVKLISG
- a CDS encoding CarD family transcriptional regulator, with protein sequence MAEDLMFSAGDYVVYPTHGVGKVIDIETQEIAGHKLKMFVISFDQERMTLRVPTQKSETSGLRKLSSRKIMDSALETLKGRARAKRTMWSRRAQEYEAKINSGNPVLIAEVVRDLHRNTGQPDQSFSERQIYESARDRLALELGAVEDLDLAAATVRLEELLTAA
- a CDS encoding ferredoxin family protein, yielding MTYVVNENCIKCKLQDCVEVCPVDCFYEGENMLVIHPDECIDCGVCEPECPIEAIVPDTEPDLDKLLELNAEYAEKWPNITRKGESPADEADWRGKPDKMEHFSANPGKGD
- a CDS encoding TerB family tellurite resistance protein; amino-acid sequence: MISKFKALLTGRPAPVDAKTADQNSERLRVATSALLIEAASMDGHFDDDEQATVAALLKDHFELNAADTDDLMEEGRKAVAHSGELYGFTRIIKDNFSEEERIRMIEMLWEVAYSDGELHHFEANLVRRVTGLIYVSDRESGEARKRVLTTMGLNDAQT